From Microlunatus capsulatus, a single genomic window includes:
- a CDS encoding copper resistance CopC family protein, whose protein sequence is MSGRRPGRAVAVAVVALVLAVVTAAPASAHNSFVGSDPADGASVARTPGAVVLTFDQPAVALGTQVVVTGPDGTASTGAAELVDATVRQALVPGAPAGSYTVAWRVTSADGHPITGESTFTAQAAGTGEYTGPAEPPAAVDAGGAPAWGWVLLAVLLLGAAGVLAVLRRRRRGPQD, encoded by the coding sequence ATGAGCGGGCGGCGCCCGGGCCGGGCGGTGGCCGTCGCGGTGGTCGCGCTGGTGCTGGCGGTGGTGACCGCCGCGCCGGCGTCCGCGCACAACTCCTTCGTCGGGTCCGACCCGGCCGACGGGGCGTCGGTCGCCCGGACCCCGGGCGCCGTCGTCCTCACGTTCGACCAGCCCGCCGTCGCGCTGGGCACCCAGGTGGTCGTCACCGGACCCGACGGGACGGCCTCCACCGGCGCGGCCGAGCTGGTCGACGCCACGGTCCGCCAGGCCCTGGTGCCGGGCGCCCCGGCCGGGTCCTACACGGTCGCCTGGCGCGTCACCTCCGCCGACGGCCACCCCATCACCGGGGAGAGCACCTTCACCGCGCAGGCGGCGGGCACCGGGGAGTACACCGGGCCGGCCGAGCCGCCGGCCGCCGTCGACGCGGGCGGCGCCCCGGCCTGGGGCTGGGTGCTGCTGGCCGTGCTGCTGCTGGGCGCCGCGGGTGTCCTCGCGGTGCTCCGGCGCCGCCGGCGGGGGCCGCAGGACTGA
- a CDS encoding YcnI family copper-binding membrane protein, translated as MTPRSTARRPRTAALALAALTGGLLLTPLALPAADAHVRVVTDGTATAGGYGVLTLRVPNESDEASTTTVSVQLPQDTPFTSVRTRPVPGWTAAVQRAALPGPVEVGGATLTEAPRTVTWTADDDAAIGPDEYQDFALSVGPLPGAGEVLLPATQTYSDGEVVAWDEPVPASGEEPEHPAPVLVVAAAAEGGDAHGGTSTGPGTDGAAATTTAPDGAARWLGGVALAVAALAAGGAGVALGSARAGRRR; from the coding sequence ATGACCCCCCGCAGCACCGCGCGCCGTCCCCGGACCGCCGCGCTCGCCCTCGCCGCTCTCACCGGCGGCCTCCTGCTCACCCCGCTGGCGCTGCCAGCGGCCGACGCCCACGTCCGCGTCGTCACCGACGGCACCGCCACCGCCGGCGGCTACGGCGTGCTCACCCTCCGCGTCCCGAACGAGTCCGACGAGGCCTCGACGACGACGGTCAGCGTCCAGCTGCCGCAGGACACGCCGTTCACCTCGGTGCGCACGCGCCCGGTCCCCGGCTGGACCGCGGCCGTGCAGCGCGCCGCCCTGCCCGGCCCGGTCGAGGTGGGCGGCGCCACCCTGACCGAGGCACCGCGCACCGTCACCTGGACCGCCGACGACGACGCGGCCATCGGCCCCGACGAGTACCAGGACTTCGCGCTCTCCGTCGGCCCGCTGCCCGGCGCCGGGGAGGTGCTGCTGCCGGCCACCCAGACCTACTCCGACGGCGAGGTCGTCGCCTGGGACGAGCCGGTGCCGGCCTCGGGCGAGGAGCCGGAGCACCCGGCCCCCGTGCTGGTCGTCGCGGCTGCGGCCGAGGGCGGCGACGCGCACGGCGGGACGAGCACCGGACCGGGCACCGACGGGGCGGCGGCCACCACGACCGCCCCGGACGGCGCCGCGCGCTGGCTGGGGGGCGTGGCGCTCGCCGTCGCCGCCCTCGCCGCGGGCGGGGCCGGCGTGGCGCTGGGCAGCGCCCGGGCCGGACGCCGGCGATGA
- a CDS encoding bifunctional copper resistance protein CopD/cytochrome c oxidase assembly protein, producing the protein MQTQTGAGDRSRARARTADAAASATGAEALLAPGPRRTLLAAGVVVVTVGLALGLLGATGELAAGIADFDPGATVRYGLPAVRAVHDLAAALTTGLLFTAAFFVAPEPGSRSDRLSGARRATAKAAVAAGLVWLATAVLVIALTAADVSGQPLGAPGSTAIAFSFVSQVDLGRSLLASALVVAVVVNLVLLATRVTTLVWAAALSLVALLPLALAGHSAGSADHMNSVDSLALHLLGVCLWVGGLAALVLTGRRLGGQLPVVAARYSTLALWCFVVVALSGVVNAVLRVGSFAQLGSTYGLLVVGKVVALVLLGVAGWQHRRVTLRRLGTDGTGFARLAAVELLVMGAAMGLAVALSRSAPPVPEIGEDSVAALLGYPLPPPVTVERYLTAFHPETLWLAVAALMLGLYAAGVVKMLRRGDRWPVLRTVAWVAGCLLLVFVTSGGPGVYGRVHFSTHMLQHMTLMVPVPLLLVFGAPITLAMRTLAGRRDGSFGPRELLLSLVHARVLAVLGQPLVAAALFTGSLVVFYYSRLFELAMFTHTGHVLMTAHFLLSGYLFVWSLVGIDPGPQRPAYPFRLLLLLVTLGFHAFFGISLMSSGTLLAPDWWHALGYTDDAALLADQQTGGGIAWGLGDIPSLLLGLALVVGWVRSDAHETRRKDRQADRDDDAELRAYNERLGAMSRHREQG; encoded by the coding sequence GTGCAGACCCAGACCGGGGCCGGGGACCGGAGCCGCGCCCGCGCCCGGACCGCCGACGCCGCCGCGAGCGCCACCGGCGCCGAGGCCCTCCTCGCCCCGGGACCGCGCCGCACCCTGCTGGCCGCCGGCGTGGTGGTGGTCACCGTCGGGCTGGCGCTGGGGTTGCTGGGTGCGACCGGGGAGCTCGCCGCCGGGATCGCCGACTTCGACCCGGGCGCGACCGTCCGCTACGGGCTGCCCGCCGTCCGCGCCGTCCACGACCTGGCCGCGGCGCTGACCACGGGTCTGCTGTTCACCGCCGCCTTCTTCGTCGCGCCCGAGCCCGGCAGCCGTTCGGACCGGCTGAGCGGGGCCCGGCGGGCCACGGCCAAGGCGGCGGTCGCCGCCGGCCTCGTCTGGCTCGCCACCGCGGTGCTCGTCATCGCCCTCACTGCGGCCGACGTCTCGGGCCAGCCCCTCGGCGCCCCCGGCTCGACCGCCATCGCGTTCTCCTTCGTCTCCCAGGTGGACCTCGGGCGCTCGCTGCTGGCCAGCGCGCTCGTGGTCGCCGTCGTCGTCAACCTCGTGCTGCTGGCCACCCGGGTGACGACGCTGGTCTGGGCGGCGGCGCTCAGCCTCGTCGCCCTGCTGCCGCTGGCCCTGGCCGGGCACTCCGCCGGCAGCGCCGACCACATGAACTCCGTCGACAGCCTGGCGCTGCACCTGCTGGGCGTCTGCCTGTGGGTCGGCGGCCTCGCCGCCCTGGTGCTCACGGGACGGCGGCTGGGCGGCCAGCTGCCCGTCGTCGCCGCCCGGTACTCCACCCTCGCGCTGTGGTGCTTCGTCGTCGTCGCCCTCTCCGGCGTCGTCAACGCCGTGCTGCGGGTGGGCTCGTTCGCGCAGCTGGGCTCGACCTACGGCCTGCTCGTCGTCGGCAAGGTCGTCGCGCTCGTGCTGCTGGGGGTCGCCGGCTGGCAGCACCGCCGGGTGACCCTGCGCCGGCTCGGCACCGACGGCACCGGGTTCGCCCGGCTGGCGGCCGTCGAGCTGCTCGTGATGGGCGCGGCGATGGGCCTCGCCGTCGCCCTGTCCCGCTCGGCCCCGCCGGTGCCCGAGATCGGCGAGGACTCCGTGGCGGCCCTGCTCGGCTACCCGCTGCCGCCGCCGGTCACCGTCGAGCGGTACCTGACGGCGTTCCACCCCGAGACGCTCTGGCTGGCCGTCGCCGCGCTGATGCTCGGCCTCTACGCCGCCGGCGTGGTGAAGATGCTGCGCCGCGGCGACCGCTGGCCGGTCCTGCGCACCGTCGCCTGGGTGGCCGGCTGCCTCCTGCTGGTGTTCGTCACCAGCGGCGGTCCCGGCGTCTACGGCCGGGTGCACTTCAGCACCCACATGCTCCAGCACATGACGCTGATGGTGCCGGTGCCCCTGCTGCTGGTCTTCGGCGCCCCGATCACCCTGGCCATGCGCACCCTGGCGGGCCGTCGTGACGGCAGCTTCGGACCCCGCGAGCTGCTGCTGAGCCTCGTCCACGCCCGCGTCCTGGCGGTGCTGGGCCAGCCGCTGGTGGCGGCGGCGCTGTTCACCGGCAGCCTGGTCGTCTTCTACTACTCCCGGCTGTTCGAGCTGGCGATGTTCACCCACACCGGGCACGTGCTGATGACGGCGCACTTCCTGCTCAGCGGCTACCTCTTCGTCTGGTCGCTGGTGGGGATCGACCCCGGCCCGCAGCGCCCGGCCTACCCGTTCCGGCTGCTCCTGCTGCTGGTCACGCTGGGCTTCCACGCCTTCTTCGGCATCTCCCTGATGTCCTCGGGCACCCTGCTGGCCCCCGACTGGTGGCACGCGCTCGGCTACACCGACGACGCGGCCCTGCTGGCGGACCAGCAGACCGGCGGCGGCATCGCCTGGGGCCTGGGCGACATCCCCTCGCTGCTGCTGGGCCTGGCGCTGGTCGTCGGCTGGGTGCGCAGCGACGCCCACGAGACCCGCCGCAAGGACCGCCAGGCCGACCGCGACGACGACGCCGAGCTGCGCGCCTACAACGAGCGGCTGGGCGCGATGTCCCGGCACCGCGAGCAGGGATGA
- a CDS encoding CsbD family protein produces MSLADKAKNKAEELAGQAKEAVGDATDNHDLQAEGRADQGEAQAKQAGEHAKDAAKDVKDAFTS; encoded by the coding sequence ATGAGCTTGGCTGACAAGGCGAAGAACAAGGCCGAGGAGCTGGCCGGCCAGGCCAAGGAGGCGGTCGGCGACGCCACCGACAACCACGACCTCCAGGCCGAGGGACGCGCGGACCAGGGCGAGGCGCAGGCCAAGCAGGCCGGCGAGCACGCCAAGGACGCGGCGAAGGACGTCAAGGACGCCTTCACGTCCTGA
- a CDS encoding flavin reductase family protein gives MTSFPAPSRDGAPVPEQPSTGGTGTDPDGPSQVGPDDFKAVFRRHPAGVAVVTFSRDGALYGFTATSVISVSADPPVLTFSIDSTSSSWPALAEADTVVVNFLAAAQVDVSARFATRGIDRFAEGGWSLLATGEPVLDGNQAWVRGRVVQRTAIGRSFLVSVLALEAHQAGATAPLVYHDRTYHAVGEHTAI, from the coding sequence ATGACCTCCTTCCCGGCGCCCAGCCGCGACGGCGCCCCCGTCCCCGAGCAGCCGTCCACCGGCGGCACCGGCACGGACCCCGACGGCCCCAGCCAGGTCGGCCCCGACGACTTCAAGGCCGTCTTCCGCCGCCACCCGGCCGGCGTCGCCGTGGTGACGTTCAGCCGGGACGGCGCGCTCTACGGGTTCACGGCCACCTCGGTGATCTCGGTGTCGGCCGACCCGCCGGTGCTCACCTTCTCCATCGACTCGACCTCGTCGTCCTGGCCCGCGCTGGCCGAGGCCGACACCGTCGTCGTCAACTTCCTCGCCGCCGCCCAGGTCGACGTCTCGGCCCGGTTCGCGACCCGGGGCATCGACCGCTTCGCCGAGGGCGGCTGGTCGCTGCTGGCCACCGGTGAGCCGGTGCTCGACGGGAACCAGGCCTGGGTCCGGGGCCGGGTGGTGCAGCGCACGGCCATCGGCCGCAGCTTCCTCGTCTCGGTGCTCGCCCTCGAGGCCCACCAGGCCGGGGCGACCGCGCCGCTGGTCTACCACGACCGGACCTACCACGCCGTGGGCGAGCACACCGCCATCTGA
- a CDS encoding ribonuclease E inhibitor RraB, which produces MDPRDLLEEQLASTAGTWEVMTSHGVRAGEERAVDHYFDAPDGDRAEALAAALRAAGGSAGVERHRSRVLRRTTGWAVTGSSAPFPLTLDSLRGWVTTMVETGAEHDCVFDGWGLSV; this is translated from the coding sequence ATGGATCCCCGCGACCTCCTGGAGGAGCAGCTCGCATCCACCGCCGGCACCTGGGAGGTCATGACGTCCCACGGCGTCCGCGCCGGTGAGGAGCGGGCCGTCGACCACTACTTCGACGCCCCCGACGGCGACCGCGCCGAGGCCCTGGCGGCCGCGCTCCGGGCCGCGGGCGGGTCGGCCGGGGTGGAGCGCCACCGCTCGCGGGTGCTGCGCCGCACCACGGGCTGGGCCGTGACGGGGTCCTCGGCCCCGTTCCCCCTCACCCTGGACTCGCTGCGCGGCTGGGTGACCACCATGGTCGAGACCGGGGCCGAGCACGACTGCGTCTTCGACGGCTGGGGCCTGTCGGTCTGA
- a CDS encoding MarR family winged helix-turn-helix transcriptional regulator → MTARAVPAQDLRSTAGLANALRPAVLRLARRLRQLRDDSQELGSNQLSAMSVLLNQGDLTMGELAAQELMQPPSMTRIVNGLEERGLVTRTTDPHDRRSARVSLTEEGRQILLANRRRRDQWLAVRLAELDPEERDLLRRCIPLLEKVNHA, encoded by the coding sequence GTGACTGCCCGTGCCGTGCCCGCCCAGGACCTCCGCAGCACCGCCGGCCTCGCGAACGCCCTGCGCCCCGCGGTGCTCCGCCTCGCGCGCCGGCTGCGCCAGCTGCGCGACGACTCCCAGGAGCTCGGCTCCAACCAGCTCTCGGCCATGTCGGTGCTGCTGAACCAGGGCGACCTGACGATGGGCGAGCTGGCCGCGCAGGAGCTGATGCAGCCGCCGTCGATGACGCGGATCGTCAACGGCCTGGAGGAGCGGGGCCTGGTCACGCGCACCACCGACCCGCACGACCGCCGCTCGGCGCGGGTCAGCCTGACCGAGGAGGGCCGGCAGATCCTGCTGGCCAACCGCCGCCGCCGCGACCAGTGGCTCGCCGTCCGGCTCGCCGAGCTGGACCCCGAGGAGCGCGACCTGCTGCGCCGCTGCATCCCCCTGCTGGAGAAGGTGAACCACGCGTGA
- a CDS encoding MFS transporter, producing the protein MSVDTNRSAGVDGAARPESPDPTTTEHTAADPAESDGRRPSAPPAARGGMFAALSNRNYRIYVSGSFVSNIGTWMQRVAQDWLVLELSGGSGLAVGITTGLQFLPMLLLSPWGGLIADRFDKRLVLKITQAWLALCAALLGVLAITGVAATWHVYLIALAFGLGTAFDNPARQAFVSEVAGQEHLANAIGLNSATFNAARIVGPAVAGLVIASFGTGWAILSNAVTYTAFVVALVMIDARTLTISPPAVRAKRQIREGLAYVRSRPDLLLVMGTVFFVGTFGLNFQMTSALMAQQEFHKGAQEYGILGTIMAVGSLAGALLAARRRSTPRGRFVVGMAVAFGVVEIAAGFMPTYLTYAAILPLLGLTALLTLTAANASVQMTVDPKLRGRVMALYMMVLMGGSPVGAPILGWVGEAFGARWTLIGGGALSTLGVLLCVALLARRQHLHVVAHLHAPHLSVERRAA; encoded by the coding sequence GTGAGCGTCGACACGAACCGGTCCGCCGGCGTCGACGGGGCCGCCCGCCCCGAGAGCCCCGACCCGACGACCACCGAGCACACCGCCGCCGACCCGGCCGAGTCCGACGGGCGCAGGCCGAGCGCACCGCCGGCCGCCCGCGGCGGGATGTTCGCCGCCCTGTCCAACCGGAACTACCGGATCTACGTGTCCGGCTCGTTCGTCTCCAACATCGGCACCTGGATGCAGCGGGTGGCCCAGGACTGGCTGGTCCTGGAGCTGTCCGGCGGCTCGGGGCTGGCCGTCGGCATCACCACCGGTCTGCAGTTCCTGCCCATGCTGCTGCTGTCGCCGTGGGGCGGGCTGATCGCCGACCGGTTCGACAAGCGGCTGGTCCTCAAGATCACCCAGGCCTGGCTCGCGCTGTGCGCGGCGCTCCTCGGCGTGCTCGCGATCACCGGGGTCGCCGCCACCTGGCACGTCTACCTGATCGCGCTCGCCTTCGGCCTGGGCACCGCCTTCGACAACCCGGCCCGGCAGGCGTTCGTGTCCGAGGTGGCCGGCCAGGAGCACCTGGCCAACGCCATCGGCCTCAACTCCGCGACCTTCAACGCGGCGCGCATCGTCGGCCCGGCCGTCGCGGGCCTGGTCATCGCCTCGTTCGGGACCGGCTGGGCGATCCTGTCCAACGCCGTCACCTACACCGCGTTCGTCGTCGCCCTGGTGATGATCGACGCGCGCACCCTCACCATCAGCCCGCCCGCGGTCCGGGCCAAACGGCAGATCCGTGAGGGGCTGGCCTACGTCCGCAGCCGGCCCGACCTGCTGCTGGTGATGGGCACCGTCTTCTTCGTCGGCACCTTCGGGCTGAACTTCCAGATGACGTCGGCGCTGATGGCCCAGCAGGAGTTCCACAAGGGCGCGCAGGAGTACGGCATCCTCGGCACGATCATGGCCGTCGGGTCGCTGGCCGGCGCCCTGCTGGCCGCCCGCCGGCGCTCCACGCCGCGCGGCCGGTTCGTCGTCGGCATGGCGGTGGCCTTCGGGGTCGTGGAGATCGCGGCCGGGTTCATGCCCACCTACCTCACCTACGCCGCGATCCTGCCGCTCCTCGGCCTGACCGCCCTGCTGACGCTGACCGCCGCCAACGCCTCGGTGCAGATGACCGTCGACCCGAAGCTCCGCGGCCGGGTGATGGCGCTCTACATGATGGTGCTGATGGGCGGCAGCCCGGTCGGCGCGCCGATCCTCGGCTGGGTGGGCGAGGCGTTCGGCGCCCGCTGGACCCTGATCGGCGGCGGGGCGCTCTCGACGCTGGGCGTGCTGCTCTGCGTCGCCCTGCTGGCCCGCCGCCAGCACCTGCACGTCGTCGCCCACCTGCACGCCCCGCACCTCAGCGTCGAGCGCCGCGCCGCCTGA